Part of the Syntrophorhabdaceae bacterium genome, ATCTATCCGATACTGATAAAAGCGTTCTCTAAGACGTCAACTTCATTGGTCTTCCTGAACGTTCCCCAGGGTTTTGTAAAGGCGCCCTGAATTTCTTTGAAGCGTGCCGGTTTGCGGGTATATAGTTGAAATGTATTGACATTCAAACGACGAAATGGGTAAAATGCATATCCCTGATATAGACTGTATGTGGTAATAGCAATACATTATTGGAGGCATTCATGGCAAGGGTTTGTGAGATATGTGGTAAAGGTAAACAGGTTGGCCACAATGTGAGCCACGCAAACAACAAGACCAGACGGGAGTGGTTGCCCAATTTACAAACCGTCAGGATCGTTAAAGACGGGACCACTAAAAAGGCAAAGATCTGTACCAAATGTATAAAAAAGGGTAATTTTCAGAAGGCAATCTGACAGAAAGGATTCCTCCCCCCAACTCTCCCCTTAAAAAGAGAGCTCACGACAGATATCTATCAATGAGATTGCCACGCTTCGCTCGCAATGACAAAACGCTACGTCCTGCGGGCTCGCAATGGCCTATCACCCGATACCTATTACCTTACCACCTATTACTTTTCACTTTTCACGATATCAGTTGATGGCTGATGGCTGAAAGCTGATCGCTTACTGCTATATCGTTCCGCGGATCCTTTCCACTGATCTTACGCCTTTTATCTTCTGGATTGATTTGATGATCTTCTGTAATTGCGACATATGGCTGATCTCAATTTCATACATGCCTGCAGCTGATCTGTCAGGGTAGGTCATCGCCTGGGCGCTGATTATATTTGCCTTGTTGGAGGCCATAACGGAGCTTATATCGGACAGGAGCCCTTTCCTGTCGCTTCCGATAATCTTTAATCGTACAGGATAGGTAGTATCTTTGTTCAGTTGCCATGAGACCTCAACCTTTCTTTGTTCGTCATAGGTGTGGACATTGGAACAGTCTGCCACGTGTATCGTCAACCCCCGGCCCCTCGTAATGAAACCGAAGATCTTGTCTCCGGGGATGGGGTTGCAGCATTTTGCAAATCTTACTACCAGTCCGTCGATGCCCTGAACCTTGATGGAGCTGTCCCGGCCTTTTTTGAAGCTGCTTATAAGCGTCTTCAGTTTGCTCGGTTTTTCGCTTTCCGGAATAGTCTTACCCAGGACCTGTAGCGGCGTATATAGCCCATAGCCCACGCTTGCGAAGAGATCCTCAACAGTCTCAAAACTGAATTCTTTCGAAATGGTCTGCAACTCTCCTGACTTGAGAAGTTTTGCGAGGTTTTTGTCATGCTTGGTCAGTTCTTTATCGAGCAAGGCCTTACCAAGCTCGATACTTTGCTCCCTCTGTTCGGTCTTTATCCATTGCCTGATCTTTGTCTTTGCCTTGGAGGTAACGACAAAATTCAGCCAGTCCTTGCTTGGTTTGTGAGAGGGGTTTGTCTGTATCTCAACGATGTCACCGCTTTTTAAAACATAGCGAAGGGGGACAAGCTTCCCGTTTACCTTTGCGCCGACGCATCGATGCCCCAGATCAGAATGAATGGCATAGGCAAAATCTATCGGGGTAGCTCCTTTTGGCAGGTCTCTCACATCTCCCTTGGGTGTGAATACGTAGACCTCATCTGAAAAGAGGTCGATCTTGAATATCTCCATGAACTCCTTGTTGTCTTTCAATTCATGCTGCCACTCTATGATCCTTCGTAACCAGGCAAATATCTTGTCCTCTTTTGCATCGAATACCTTCCCCTCTTTGTACTTCCAATGAGCGGCGATGCCTTCCTCGGCAATCTTGTGCATCTCATGGGTCCTTATCTGGACCTCGATCTTCTCACCATAAGGGCCGATAATCTTCGTATGGAGTGATTGGTACA contains:
- the rpmB gene encoding 50S ribosomal protein L28, producing the protein MARVCEICGKGKQVGHNVSHANNKTRREWLPNLQTVRIVKDGTTKKAKICTKCIKKGNFQKAI
- a CDS encoding TGS domain-containing protein, encoding YQSLHTKIIGPYGEKIEVQIRTHEMHKIAEEGIAAHWKYKEGKVFDAKEDKIFAWLRRIIEWQHELKDNKEFMEIFKIDLFSDEVYVFTPKGDVRDLPKGATPIDFAYAIHSDLGHRCVGAKVNGKLVPLRYVLKSGDIVEIQTNPSHKPSKDWLNFVVTSKAKTKIRQWIKTEQREQSIELGKALLDKELTKHDKNLAKLLKSGELQTISKEFSFETVEDLFASVGYGLYTPLQVLGKTIPESEKPSKLKTLISSFKKGRDSSIKVQGIDGLVVRFAKCCNPIPGDKIFGFITRGRGLTIHVADCSNVHTYDEQRKVEVSWQLNKDTTYPVRLKIIGSDRKGLLSDISSVMASNKANIISAQAMTYPDRSAAGMYEIEISHMSQLQKIIKSIQKIKGVRSVERIRGTI